GCCCGCGCTCGGCGAGCCAGCCGTCGAAGTGCCGGATGAACCAGGACTGCAGCCCGTCCTCCCCGTCCACGCCCAGCTCCCGGATCCGCCGCTGCGCGACCGGGGAGGCCTTCCACTGCGTCTTGGGGCACTCGTCGCCGCCCACGTGCACGAAGGGCGAGACGTCCGCCGGGAACAGCTCCAGCAGTTCCTCGAAGACTCCCTCGTAGAAGCGCAGCACGGCGTCGGTCGGCGCGAGGACGTTCTCGCAGATTCCCCAGTCGTCCCAGACGCCGAGGGCCGCGGTGTCGACGACGTCGGTGTTGCCCAGCTCCGGGTAGGCGGCGATCGCGGCCTGGGAGTGCCCCGGTACGTCGATCTCCGGGACGATCCGGACGTGCCGCTCGGCGGCGTACGCCACGATCTCGCGGATGTCGTCCTGCGTGTAGAAGCCGCCGTGCGGGGTGTCGTCCCACAGCGGCGAGGCCCGGTGGCCGCGGCGGCTGCGCGCCCGCCACGCCCCGACCTCCGTGAGGCGCGGGTGGCGCCTGATCTCGATGCGCCAGCCCTGGTCGTCGGTCAGGTGCAGGTGGAGCACGTTGAGCTTGTGGGCGGCGAGCAGGTCGATGTAGCGCAGCACGCCGTCCTTGGGTGTGAAGTGCCGGGCGACGTCGAGCATCATCCCGCGCCAGCCGAAGCGGGGGCCGTCGACGACGTCGGCGTACGGCAGGCTCCATGTGCGGCCGGGCAGCGGCGCCTTGCGGTACGCGTCGGGTCCGAGCAGCTGGCGCAGGGTCTGGGCGCCCCAGAAGAGTCCGGCCGCCGTCGCTCCCGTCAGCTCCGCCCCGCCCTCGCCGATGCCGATGCGGTACGACTCCGGCCCGCTGTCCCCCGCGACGTCCGGGTCGATCCGCAGCCGCAGCTCCGCGACCGCGCCCCCGCCGGAGCCCGGCCCCGATCCGGATCCCGGCCCGGCGGCGGGCAGTGCCCAGCCGGTGGCCGCCCCCAGCTCCCGCCGGAGCCAGCGGGCGACGGTTCCGGTACCGGGCCCGGCGTCGAGGACCGGCTCGGGGCCGAACGTGAAGCGGTGCCCGTCCTCGTCGAGGAGTACGGCCCGGGGTGCGGGGATCAGGCCCGTGCGGATCAGGCCCGTGCGGATCAGGCGCGTGCGGATCAGGTCCGTGCGGATCAGGTCCATGCGTCACAGCCCTTCGCGGCAGCGTTGCGTTGCGCCCTGCGCAACAGGCGTTCCGCGGGGCGCTCGTCGCGCCGACCCTAGCGCGCCCCGGGGGCATGGCGAAGGCCCCCGGACGCACGATGGTGCGCCGGGGGCCTCGGTCCCGCGAAAGGCAGGGGTGCGGGGGCTCGGACTACTTGTCCTTGCCGCCCTTGTCCTTGTCCCCGCCGGGGCCCATGGACTCGTAGATCTCCTTGCACATGGGGCAGACCGGGTACTTCTTCGGGTCCCGGCCCGGTACCCAGACCTTGCCGCAGAGCGCGACGACGGGGGTCCCGTCGAGCGCGCTCGCCATGATCTTGTCCTTCTGGACGTAGTGGGCGAAGCGCTCGTGGTCGCCGTCACCGTGCGACACCTGCGGCGTCGGCTCTACGAGGGTCCCCGTGCCAGTCCCGCGCTCGGGCTCAAGAGTGCTCATGGACCCAGGGTACTTAACCCCGGGCCAGTCAGTTGAGCGACGGGTCGTCCGGATAGGTGGCGACCATCGCGAGATCGCTGCGCTGGCGGCGCAGCACCGACCGCCACAGCCGCTCCGGGTCCGGCGAGGACACGTCCCCGGGCTCCGACTCCACCACGTACCAGGCGCCCTCGCCCACCTCCTCCTCCAGCTGGCCCGGGCCCCAGCCGGAGTAGCCGGCGAAGATGCGCAGGGCCCCCAGGGCGGAGGCCAGCAGCTCCGGCGGCGTCTCCAGGTCGACCAGCCCGATCGCCCCGTGCACGCGGCGCCAGCCGATCGGCCCCTCCTCGCCCGGGATGACGGCCAGGCCGAGAGCGGAGTCCAGCGCCACCGGCCCGCCCTGGAACACCACGCCGGGGGCTCCGGCGAGCGGGGCCCAGGGCAGCAGGACGTCGCCGACGCCCACCGGGGTCGGCCGGTTGAGGACCACGCCGAGGGAGCCCTGCTCGTCGTGGTCGAGCAGCAGCACCACCGCGCGGTCGAAGTTCGGGTCCGCGAGGGCTGGGGTGGCCACGAGCAGCCGCCCTGTGAGGGAGGACACCTCGGTCATGCCGCCATGATCCCGCACATCCGCCGTTTCCGGGGAGCGCGCGGGGGATCGGATCGCCCGCGGCTCGACACGGGGGGCGGCGGTGGGGCGCGGGTCCGGACGAAGTAGGTCCGGACGAAGTGGGCGGAACGCAACGCTCCGCCATGTGGTGGATACGGAGGGTGTTGTACCGAATTCATGACAGTCCTACGGCCACGTCGGCCTTACGAACAAGGGGGTGGTGGCCCTTACCCTTTTCCCTGGCCCCCTGCCCACCCCTCTCCGGAACGCGAGATTCATGACCGGCATCAGTGACGATGTACTGCTTGTCCACGGCGGCACCCCGCTTGAGGGCGAGATCCGTGTCCGCGGTGCGAAGAACCTCGTGCCCAAGGCCATGGTCGCCGCTCTGCTCGGCAGCGGACCCAGCCGGCTGCGCAACGTTCCCGACATCCGCGACGTGCGCGTCGTGCGCGGCCTGCTCCAGCTGCACGGGGTGACGGTCCGTCCCGGCGAGGAGCCGGGCGAGCTCGTGCTCGATCCCACCCACGTCGAGAGCGCGAACGTCGCCGACATCGACGCCCACGCGGGCTCTTCGCGGATCCCGATCCTCTTCTGCGGTCCGCTGCTGCACCGCCTCGGCCACGCCTTCATCCCGGGCCTCGGCGGCTGCGACATCGGCGGCCGGCCGATCGACTTCCACTTCGACGTGCTCCGCCAGTTCGGCGCGACCATCGAGAAGCGCGAGGGCGGCCAGTACCTGGAGGCCCCACAGCGGCTGCGCGGCTGCAAGATCCGCCTGCCCTACCCGTCCGTCGGCTCGACCGAGCAGGTGCTGCTGACGGCCGTCCTGGCCGAGGGCGTCACCGAGCTCAGCAACGCCGCCGTGGAGCCGGAGATCGAGGACCTCATCTGCGTGCTGCAGAAGATGGGCGCCATCATCTCCATGGACACCGACCGCACCATCCGGATCACCGGTGTGGAGCGGCTCGGCGGCTACAACCACAAGGCGCTCCCGGACCGCCTGGAGGCCGCGTCCTGGGCTTCCGCGGCCCTCGCCACGGGCGGCAACATCTACGTGCGCGGCGCCCAGCAGCGCTCGATGATGACCTTCCTGAACACGTACCGGAAGGTCGGCGGCGCCTTCGAGATCGACGACGACGGCATCCGCTTCTGGCACCCGGGCGGCCCGCTCAACGCCATCGCGCTGGAGACGGACGTGCACCCCGGCTTCCAGACCGACTGGCAGCAGCCGCTGGTCGTGGCCCTGACGCAGGCCTCCGGCCTGTCGATCGTCCACGAGACCGTCTACGAGTCCCGGCTCGGCTTCACCTCGGCGCTCAACCAGATGGGTGCTCACATCCAGCTGTACCGCGAGTGCCTGGGCGGCTCGGCCTGCCGCTTCGGCCAGCGCAACTTCCTGCACTCGGCGGTCGTCTCCGGCCCGACCAAGCTGCAGGGCGCCGACCTGGTCATCCCCGACCTGCGCGGCGGGTTCTCGTACCTGATCGCGGCGCTGGCCGCGGAGGGCACCTCGCGGGTCCACGGCATCGACCTGATCAACCGCGGCTACGAGAACTTCATGGAGAAGCTCGTCGAGCTCGGTGCGAAGGTCGAGCTCCCGGGCGGCGACCTCGTCTAGCCTCTGCGCCCGTACGGGCATGGGAAAGCCCCCCGGTCCCGCAAGGGCCGGGGGGCTTTCGCATGCCCCGTGCGTACCGCGCGCATCAGGCGGGCGGCCCGCGACGGGCCCCGGTGGCCCCTGGCGGGCCCTGACGGGGCCTCACAGGCCCTGCCAGGGCCCGCGGGTGCCGGGGGAGGCGGCACGGGCCGCGCGGGGCGGCGCCGGGCGGAGCGCGGACAGGCAGAAGGGCGGCCTCCCCGCGCGGGGTGGCCGCCCTTCACCGTTCTACGTACTACTGCTGCATTCAGCCGTGCTCGACGCCGGGCGAAGACCTGCGCGGCCTCCGGCGCCGGGGCAGGACCTACTTGCCCTTGGCGGCTTCCTTGAGCTTGGAGCCCGCGGAGACCTTCACGCTGTAGCCGGCCGGGATCTGGATGGGGTCGCCGGTCTGCGGGTTGCGCGCGGTGCGAGCGGCACGGTGGGTGCGCTCGAAGGTCAGGAAGCCGGGGATGGTGACCTTCTCGTCGCCCTTGGCGACAATCTCGCCGACGGTCTCGGCGAGCGCGGCCAGAACGGCGTCGGCGTCCTTGCGGGTCACCTCGGCGCGCTCGGACAGAGCGGCCACCAGCTCACTGCGGTTCATGTTGTACTCCCGTGTTCAACTTGCCTTAGAGGCGTGAGATCGAAGCCGATGCTGCCAGGGCCCTAGGACAGTCCCCGGACCCGGGTCTGAACGTCAGACCCTCTCGCCCGGTTACGCATCCTGCCCCCACCAGCGGCGGGAAAGCCAATCCGGCACCCGCCGGGGTCACACGAAAAGCGCCACAGTCACGCCCCGGTGACGCTCCGTCCGCACCCGTGGGATGCGAACAGCGGAGCTCGTTGGCATCCCCGCAACCCTAGAGGCGGCCCGGCGGGCCCGCATCTCGCGACGCGCCGGGGATCAGGGAGCCGTGAGGCCCGTCACAGACCCGTTCTGCACGGCCGAGGCGGCCTTGCGGACGGCGCCCGCGACCGCGCCGGCGACCTTGTCGTTGAACACCGACGGGATGATGTAGTTCGCGTTCAGCTCGTCCTGGCCGACGACGTCCGCCAGCGCGGTCGCGGCGGCCAGCATCATGCTGGTGTCCACCGTGCGGGACTGGGCGTCCAGCAGGCCGCGGAAGACGCCCGGGAAGACCAGGACGTTGTTGATCTGGTTCGGGAAGTCGGAGCGGCCGGTGGCGACCACGGCGGCGGTCTGGCGGGCCACGGCCGGGTCCACCTCGGGGTCCGGGTTCGCGAGCGCGAACACGATGGCGCCTTCCGCCATGGCGGCGACGTCCTCGCCGGACAGCACGTTCGGGGCCGAGACGCCGATGAAGACGTCGGCGCCGACCACGGCCTCCTTCAGAGTGCCGGTGTAGCCCTCGGGGTTGGTGTTGTCGGCGATCCAGCGCAGCGGGGAGTCCGCGGCCGCGTCGACGAGGTCCGGGCGGCCGGCGTGCACGACGCCGTGGATGTCGGCGCTGACGGCGTTCTTCACGCCCGCCGCGAGGAGCAGCTTGAGGATGGCGGTGCCGGCCGCGCCGGCGCCCGACATGACGACCTTGACGTCTTCAACCGCCTTGCCCACCACACGCAGTGCGTTGGTGAGGGCCGCGAGCACGACGATCGCGGTGCCGTGCTGGTCGTCGTGGAAGACGGGGATGTCGAGGGCCTCGCGCAGCCGGGCCTCGATCTCGAAGCAGCGCGGCGCGGAGATGTCCTCCAGGTTGATGCCGGCGAAGCCCGGGGCGATGGCGCGGACGATCTCGACGATCTTGTCGGTGTCCTGGGTGTCCAGGCAGATCGGCCAGGCGTCGATGCCGGCGAAGCGCTTGAAGAGGGCCGCCTTGCCCTCCATGACGGGCAGCGCGGCCATCGGGCCGATGTTGCCCAGGCCCAGCACGGCGGAGCCGTCCGTCACGACTGCGACGGAGTTGCGCTTGATGGTCAGGCGGCGCGCGTCCTCGGGGTTCTCGGCGATGGCGGTGCACACGCGGGCGACGCCCGGGGTGTAGATCATCGAGAGGTCGTCGCGGTTGCGGATGGGGTGCTTGGACGACATCTCGATCTTGCCGCCGAGGTGCATCAGGAACGTACGGTCGGAGACCTTGCCGAGGCTGACGCCCTCGATGCCGCGCAGCTTCTCCACGATCTCGTCCGCGTGCGCGGTGGAGGTCGCGGCGATGGTGACGTCGATCCGCAGCTTCTCGTGGCCGGACGCGGTCACGTCGAGACCGGTGACCGAGCCGCCGGAGGACTCCACGGCGGTGGTGAGCTGGGAGACCGCGGTTCCGCTCGCGGGCACTTCCAGGCGGACCGTCATCGAATACGAGACGCTGGGCGCCGTTGCCATGGCCGTGTTTCCTCTTCTGTCCCTGGTTCGCTTAACACACAGGGCCCGCGCTCCGCAGCAGATGCGGCAGGACCTGTTGTCCGATCGTCCCACCTACCAGCCGGTACAAGGTAACCAGCTACAAATTTCGGAAAGACTCTTCCACCATACGAGATATTCAGGGGTCGTGGAACGGTGGGGTCATACGAAACAGGTCCGCGCCCCCCACAGGTGGGGAGCGCGGACCTGGTTTCCTCTACGTTTACGACACCGACCCGCCATGCTCGCCTCGCGGCAAGTGGTCGCTCTGAGCGACGAAGGTTGGGCCCGGGGGCTTGGATCGAGTCGGTGCCGTACCCAGGCTAACAAAGGATCGCCGAATGCGATCCCCCTGCTCGCGCTCGGTTCAGGGGACCACGCTCCTGGCCGCGGACCATACGGCCGTACGCGGCGCCGCGGGCCCCGGCCGCTACGGGAGCAGCAGCTCCGGCACCCCGTGCGCGTCCGGCTTGTCCGCTTCGGCCGAGACCACCGTCAGCTGCTGCGTCGCACGCGTCAGCGCCACGTACAGCACCCGCAGGCCCGCCGGGGACTCGTCCGCGATCTCCGCCGGGGAGACGACCACGGTGGCGTCGTACTCCAGGCCCTTGGCCTCCAGGCTGCCGAGTGCCACGGCCCGTCCGCCCAGGTCGGCGAGCCAGCCCGCGGCCTCCGCACGCCGGTCCATGGCCACGACCACACCGACGGTGCCGTCCACCTGCTCCAGCAGCCGACGCGTCTCCTCCCGCACCACGGAGCCCAGCTCCGCGCCGGCGGCCGTGAACCGCGGCTGGAGTCCCG
This DNA window, taken from Streptomyces sp. TN58, encodes the following:
- a CDS encoding beta-N-acetylhexosaminidase — encoded protein: MDLIRTDLIRTRLIRTGLIRTGLIPAPRAVLLDEDGHRFTFGPEPVLDAGPGTGTVARWLRRELGAATGWALPAAGPGSGSGPGSGGGAVAELRLRIDPDVAGDSGPESYRIGIGEGGAELTGATAAGLFWGAQTLRQLLGPDAYRKAPLPGRTWSLPYADVVDGPRFGWRGMMLDVARHFTPKDGVLRYIDLLAAHKLNVLHLHLTDDQGWRIEIRRHPRLTEVGAWRARSRRGHRASPLWDDTPHGGFYTQDDIREIVAYAAERHVRIVPEIDVPGHSQAAIAAYPELGNTDVVDTAALGVWDDWGICENVLAPTDAVLRFYEGVFEELLELFPADVSPFVHVGGDECPKTQWKASPVAQRRIRELGVDGEDGLQSWFIRHFDGWLAERGRRLIGWDEILEGGLAPGAAVSSWRGRAGGIAAAEAGHDVVMCPEQQVYLDHRQAGGPDEPMPIGYVRTLEDVYRFEPVPPTLTPQAAAHVLGAQANMWTEVTQDQGRVDYQVFPRLAAFAEAVWSWQPAPGERDFAWFEERMAAHYPRLDALGVGYRPPGGPLPWQRRPGVRGRPVEGAPPNV
- a CDS encoding DUF3039 domain-containing protein produces the protein MSTLEPERGTGTGTLVEPTPQVSHGDGDHERFAHYVQKDKIMASALDGTPVVALCGKVWVPGRDPKKYPVCPMCKEIYESMGPGGDKDKGGKDK
- a CDS encoding YqgE/AlgH family protein, with translation MTEVSSLTGRLLVATPALADPNFDRAVVLLLDHDEQGSLGVVLNRPTPVGVGDVLLPWAPLAGAPGVVFQGGPVALDSALGLAVIPGEEGPIGWRRVHGAIGLVDLETPPELLASALGALRIFAGYSGWGPGQLEEEVGEGAWYVVESEPGDVSSPDPERLWRSVLRRQRSDLAMVATYPDDPSLN
- the murA gene encoding UDP-N-acetylglucosamine 1-carboxyvinyltransferase, with the translated sequence MTGISDDVLLVHGGTPLEGEIRVRGAKNLVPKAMVAALLGSGPSRLRNVPDIRDVRVVRGLLQLHGVTVRPGEEPGELVLDPTHVESANVADIDAHAGSSRIPILFCGPLLHRLGHAFIPGLGGCDIGGRPIDFHFDVLRQFGATIEKREGGQYLEAPQRLRGCKIRLPYPSVGSTEQVLLTAVLAEGVTELSNAAVEPEIEDLICVLQKMGAIISMDTDRTIRITGVERLGGYNHKALPDRLEAASWASAALATGGNIYVRGAQQRSMMTFLNTYRKVGGAFEIDDDGIRFWHPGGPLNAIALETDVHPGFQTDWQQPLVVALTQASGLSIVHETVYESRLGFTSALNQMGAHIQLYRECLGGSACRFGQRNFLHSAVVSGPTKLQGADLVIPDLRGGFSYLIAALAAEGTSRVHGIDLINRGYENFMEKLVELGAKVELPGGDLV
- a CDS encoding HU family DNA-binding protein gives rise to the protein MNRSELVAALSERAEVTRKDADAVLAALAETVGEIVAKGDEKVTIPGFLTFERTHRAARTARNPQTGDPIQIPAGYSVKVSAGSKLKEAAKGK
- a CDS encoding NAD-dependent malic enzyme translates to MATAPSVSYSMTVRLEVPASGTAVSQLTTAVESSGGSVTGLDVTASGHEKLRIDVTIAATSTAHADEIVEKLRGIEGVSLGKVSDRTFLMHLGGKIEMSSKHPIRNRDDLSMIYTPGVARVCTAIAENPEDARRLTIKRNSVAVVTDGSAVLGLGNIGPMAALPVMEGKAALFKRFAGIDAWPICLDTQDTDKIVEIVRAIAPGFAGINLEDISAPRCFEIEARLREALDIPVFHDDQHGTAIVVLAALTNALRVVGKAVEDVKVVMSGAGAAGTAILKLLLAAGVKNAVSADIHGVVHAGRPDLVDAAADSPLRWIADNTNPEGYTGTLKEAVVGADVFIGVSAPNVLSGEDVAAMAEGAIVFALANPDPEVDPAVARQTAAVVATGRSDFPNQINNVLVFPGVFRGLLDAQSRTVDTSMMLAAATALADVVGQDELNANYIIPSVFNDKVAGAVAGAVRKAASAVQNGSVTGLTAP